A single genomic interval of Dromiciops gliroides isolate mDroGli1 chromosome 1, mDroGli1.pri, whole genome shotgun sequence harbors:
- the TPCN1 gene encoding two pore calcium channel protein 1 isoform X4, producing MQRSEQLASCLVEEAQGEQPMLRSSYLVEPGTNDGGNYIIGDLRVFSPDSGNGSPSSPTRPTWEMNYQEAAIYLQEGENNDKFFTHPKNARALAAYLFVHNHLFYLMELTTALLLLLLSLCEAPAVPALRLGIYVHATLELFALMVVVFELCMKMRWLGFRTFIRHKRTMVKTVVLLVQFAEAIVVLVRQTSHVRVTRALRCIFLVDCRYCGAVRRNLRQIFQSLPPFIDILLLLLFFMVIFAILGFYLFSPNPSDPYFNTLENSIVSLFVLLTTANFPDVMMPSYSRSPWSCIFFIVYLSIELYFIMNLLLAVVFDTFNDIEKRKFKSLLLHKRTAIQHAYGLLISQRRPSGISFRQFEGLMRYYKPRMGARERYLTFKALNQSNTPLLSLKDFYDIYEVVALKWKAKRNKEHWFDELPRTAFLIFKGINILVKSKGFQYFMYVVVAVNGIWILVETFMLKGGNFFSKNVPWSYIIFLTIYGAELLLKTTGLGPVEYLTSGWNLFDFSVTAFAFLGLLALAFNMEPFYFIVVLRPLQLLRLFKLKKRYRNVLDTMFELLPRMASLGLTLLIFYYSFAIVGMEFFCGILYPNCCNTSTVADSYRWINRTVGNKTSVDEGYYYLNNFDNILNSFVTLFELTVVNNWYIIMEGVTSQTSHWSRLYFMIFYIVTMVVMTIIVAFILEAFVFRMNYSRKNQDSEVDRGIILEKDVSKEELVAVLALYRQNQGSGAEVSQLLKIRSQMDKYGQNSVVFLGRRSKTKSDLSLKMYQEEIKEWYEEHAREQELWRRQEGPAAVLPPSQQCPGGRPRSQTVI from the exons ATGCAGAGGAGCGAGCAGCTGGCCAGCTGCCTGGTGGAGGAAGCACAGGGTGAGCAGCCCATGCTGAGGTCCTCCTATCTGGTGGAGCCGGGCACCAACG ATGGAGGCAACTATATTATCGGTGACTTGAGGGTGTTCAGCCCAGACTCAGGGAATGGGAGCCCCTCAAGTCCCACCAGACCCACCTGGGAAATGAACTATCAAGAGGCGGCAATCTACCTCCAG GAAGGTGAGAATAATGACAAGTTCTTCACTCACCCCAAGAATGCCCGCGCCCTGGCTGCCTACCTCTTTGTCCACAACCACCTGTTCTACCTGATGGAGCTGACCACGgctctgctcctgctgctgctctcTCTCTGTGAGGCTCCCGCGGTCCCCGCTCTCCGGCTTGGCATTTAT GTACATGCGACCCTGGAGCTGTTCGCCCTGATGGTGGTGGTCTTCGAGCTGTGCATGAAGATGCGCTGGCTGGGCTTCCGCACCTTTATCCGGCACAAACGCACCATGGTCAAG ACGGTTGTGCTGCTTGTCCAGTTTGCGGAAGCCATTGTGGTACTGGTTCGTCAGACATCACACGTGCGGGTGACCCGGGCCCTGCGCTGCATCTTCTTGGTGGACTGCCGATACTGCGGTGCTGTCCGTCG CAACCTGCGGCAGATCTTCCAATCCCTTCCCCCCTTCATTGacattctgctgctgctgctcttcttCATGGTGATTTTCGCCATCTTGG GATTTTACTTGTTCTCCCCAAATCCCTCGGACCCG TACTTCAACACCTTGGAGAACAGCATCGTCAGCCTCTTCGTCCTGCTCACCACGGCCAA CTTCCCAGATGTCATGATGCCCTCATACTCCCGGAGCCCCTGGTCCTGCATCTTCTTCATCGTGTACCTCTCCATCGAGCTCTACTTCATCATGAACCTG CTCCTGGCCGTCGTGTTCGACACATTCAACGACATTGAGAAGCGCAAATTCAAGTCATTATTACTTCACAAGCGCACAGCCATCCAGCATGCGTACGGCCTGCTCATCAGCCAGCGG AGGCCCTCGGGCATCTCCTTCCGGCAGTTTGAGGGCCTGATGCGGTATTACAAGCCCCGCATGGGGGCCCGGGAGCGCTATCTCACCTTCAAAGCCCTGAATCAAAGCAATACACCTCTGCTCAG CCTGAAGGACTTTTATGATATCTATGAAGTGGTTGCCTTAAAGTGGAAG GCAAAGCGCAATAAAGAGCATTGGTTTGATGAGCTTCCCCGCACGGCCTTCCTCATTTTCAAAG GCATCAATATCCTGGTGAAGTCCAAAGGCTTCCAGTATTTCATGT ATGTGGTGGTGGCCGTCAATGGCATATGGATCCTCGTGGAAACGTTCATGCTGAAAG GTGGAAACTTCTTCTCCAAAAACGTGCCCTGGAGTTACATTATCTTCCTCACGA TCTATGGGGCAGAGTTGCTCCTGAAGACCACCGGCCTGGGGCCTGTGGAGTATCTCACCTCTGGATGGAACCT GTTTGACTTCTCTGTCACGGCCTTTGCCTTCCTGGGGCTCTTGGCCTTGGCGTTCAACATGGAGCCTTTCTACTTCATCGTGGTCCTCCGCCCGCTCCAGCTCCTCAG GTTGTTTAAGTTGAAGAAGCGCTACCGGAACGTGCTGGACACCATGTTTGAGCTGCTTCCGCGAATGGCGAG CCTGGGCCTTACCCTGCTCATTTTTTACTACTCCTTTGCCATTGTGGGCATGGAGTTCTTCTGCGGGATCCTGTACCCCAACTGCTGCAA CACAAGCACGGTGGCTGATTCCTATCGTTGGATCAACCGCACGGTGGGCAACAAGACAAGCGTGGATGAGGGCTACTATTATCTCAACAACTTCGACAATATCCTGAACAGTTTCG TGACCTTGTTCGAGCTCACAGTGGTCAACAACTGGTACATCATCATG GAAGGCGTCACCTCCCAGACGTCCCACTGGAGCCGCCTCTACTTCATGATCTTCTACATTGTGACCATG GTGGTGATGACCATCATCGTCGCCTTCATCCTGGAGGCTTTTGTCTTCCGCATGAACTACAGCCGGAAAAACCAGGACTCTGAAG TAGACAGAGGCATCATCCTGGAGAAGGATGTGTCCAAGGAGGAGCTGGTTGCAGTCCTGGCGCTATACCGGCAGAATCAGGGCTCTGGCGCTGAAGTCTCCCAGCTGCTGAAGATCCGCTCACAGATGGACAAATACGGG CAAAACTCGGTGGTGTTTCTGGGAAGAAGGTCAAAGACCAAAAGTGACCTGAGCCTCAAGATGTACCAGGAAGAGATCAAG GAATGGTACGAGGAGCATGCCCGGGAACAGGAGCTGTGGCGCAGGCAGGAGGGCCCCGCTGCCGTCCTCCCCCCATCCCAGCAGTGTCCGGGGGGTCGCCCTCGCTCCCAGACCGTCATCTAG
- the TPCN1 gene encoding two pore calcium channel protein 1 isoform X6 encodes MNYQEAAIYLQEGENNDKFFTHPKNARALAAYLFVHNHLFYLMELTTALLLLLLSLCEAPAVPALRLGIYVHATLELFALMVVVFELCMKMRWLGFRTFIRHKRTMVKTVVLLVQFAEAIVVLVRQTSHVRVTRALRCIFLVDCRYCGAVRRNLRQIFQSLPPFIDILLLLLFFMVIFAILGFYLFSPNPSDPYFNTLENSIVSLFVLLTTANFPDVMMPSYSRSPWSCIFFIVYLSIELYFIMNLLLAVVFDTFNDIEKRKFKSLLLHKRTAIQHAYGLLISQRRPSGISFRQFEGLMRYYKPRMGARERYLTFKALNQSNTPLLSLKDFYDIYEVVALKWKAKRNKEHWFDELPRTAFLIFKGINILVKSKGFQYFMYVVVAVNGIWILVETFMLKGGNFFSKNVPWSYIIFLTIYGAELLLKTTGLGPVEYLTSGWNLFDFSVTAFAFLGLLALAFNMEPFYFIVVLRPLQLLRLFKLKKRYRNVLDTMFELLPRMASLGLTLLIFYYSFAIVGMEFFCGILYPNCCNTSTVADSYRWINRTVGNKTSVDEGYYYLNNFDNILNSFVTLFELTVVNNWYIIMEGVTSQTSHWSRLYFMIFYIVTMVVMTIIVAFILEAFVFRMNYSRKNQDSEVDRGIILEKDVSKEELVAVLALYRQNQGSGAEVSQLLKIRSQMDKYGQNSVVFLGRRSKTKSDLSLKMYQEEIKEWYEEHAREQELWRRQEGPAAVLPPSQQCPGGRPRSQTVI; translated from the exons ATGAACTATCAAGAGGCGGCAATCTACCTCCAG GAAGGTGAGAATAATGACAAGTTCTTCACTCACCCCAAGAATGCCCGCGCCCTGGCTGCCTACCTCTTTGTCCACAACCACCTGTTCTACCTGATGGAGCTGACCACGgctctgctcctgctgctgctctcTCTCTGTGAGGCTCCCGCGGTCCCCGCTCTCCGGCTTGGCATTTAT GTACATGCGACCCTGGAGCTGTTCGCCCTGATGGTGGTGGTCTTCGAGCTGTGCATGAAGATGCGCTGGCTGGGCTTCCGCACCTTTATCCGGCACAAACGCACCATGGTCAAG ACGGTTGTGCTGCTTGTCCAGTTTGCGGAAGCCATTGTGGTACTGGTTCGTCAGACATCACACGTGCGGGTGACCCGGGCCCTGCGCTGCATCTTCTTGGTGGACTGCCGATACTGCGGTGCTGTCCGTCG CAACCTGCGGCAGATCTTCCAATCCCTTCCCCCCTTCATTGacattctgctgctgctgctcttcttCATGGTGATTTTCGCCATCTTGG GATTTTACTTGTTCTCCCCAAATCCCTCGGACCCG TACTTCAACACCTTGGAGAACAGCATCGTCAGCCTCTTCGTCCTGCTCACCACGGCCAA CTTCCCAGATGTCATGATGCCCTCATACTCCCGGAGCCCCTGGTCCTGCATCTTCTTCATCGTGTACCTCTCCATCGAGCTCTACTTCATCATGAACCTG CTCCTGGCCGTCGTGTTCGACACATTCAACGACATTGAGAAGCGCAAATTCAAGTCATTATTACTTCACAAGCGCACAGCCATCCAGCATGCGTACGGCCTGCTCATCAGCCAGCGG AGGCCCTCGGGCATCTCCTTCCGGCAGTTTGAGGGCCTGATGCGGTATTACAAGCCCCGCATGGGGGCCCGGGAGCGCTATCTCACCTTCAAAGCCCTGAATCAAAGCAATACACCTCTGCTCAG CCTGAAGGACTTTTATGATATCTATGAAGTGGTTGCCTTAAAGTGGAAG GCAAAGCGCAATAAAGAGCATTGGTTTGATGAGCTTCCCCGCACGGCCTTCCTCATTTTCAAAG GCATCAATATCCTGGTGAAGTCCAAAGGCTTCCAGTATTTCATGT ATGTGGTGGTGGCCGTCAATGGCATATGGATCCTCGTGGAAACGTTCATGCTGAAAG GTGGAAACTTCTTCTCCAAAAACGTGCCCTGGAGTTACATTATCTTCCTCACGA TCTATGGGGCAGAGTTGCTCCTGAAGACCACCGGCCTGGGGCCTGTGGAGTATCTCACCTCTGGATGGAACCT GTTTGACTTCTCTGTCACGGCCTTTGCCTTCCTGGGGCTCTTGGCCTTGGCGTTCAACATGGAGCCTTTCTACTTCATCGTGGTCCTCCGCCCGCTCCAGCTCCTCAG GTTGTTTAAGTTGAAGAAGCGCTACCGGAACGTGCTGGACACCATGTTTGAGCTGCTTCCGCGAATGGCGAG CCTGGGCCTTACCCTGCTCATTTTTTACTACTCCTTTGCCATTGTGGGCATGGAGTTCTTCTGCGGGATCCTGTACCCCAACTGCTGCAA CACAAGCACGGTGGCTGATTCCTATCGTTGGATCAACCGCACGGTGGGCAACAAGACAAGCGTGGATGAGGGCTACTATTATCTCAACAACTTCGACAATATCCTGAACAGTTTCG TGACCTTGTTCGAGCTCACAGTGGTCAACAACTGGTACATCATCATG GAAGGCGTCACCTCCCAGACGTCCCACTGGAGCCGCCTCTACTTCATGATCTTCTACATTGTGACCATG GTGGTGATGACCATCATCGTCGCCTTCATCCTGGAGGCTTTTGTCTTCCGCATGAACTACAGCCGGAAAAACCAGGACTCTGAAG TAGACAGAGGCATCATCCTGGAGAAGGATGTGTCCAAGGAGGAGCTGGTTGCAGTCCTGGCGCTATACCGGCAGAATCAGGGCTCTGGCGCTGAAGTCTCCCAGCTGCTGAAGATCCGCTCACAGATGGACAAATACGGG CAAAACTCGGTGGTGTTTCTGGGAAGAAGGTCAAAGACCAAAAGTGACCTGAGCCTCAAGATGTACCAGGAAGAGATCAAG GAATGGTACGAGGAGCATGCCCGGGAACAGGAGCTGTGGCGCAGGCAGGAGGGCCCCGCTGCCGTCCTCCCCCCATCCCAGCAGTGTCCGGGGGGTCGCCCTCGCTCCCAGACCGTCATCTAG
- the TPCN1 gene encoding two pore calcium channel protein 1 isoform X3, with translation MKIGSAAAAAFSFSGAPSSGRASGFGAWFAIAARGGVSYGGNYIIGDLRVFSPDSGNGSPSSPTRPTWEMNYQEAAIYLQEGENNDKFFTHPKNARALAAYLFVHNHLFYLMELTTALLLLLLSLCEAPAVPALRLGIYVHATLELFALMVVVFELCMKMRWLGFRTFIRHKRTMVKTVVLLVQFAEAIVVLVRQTSHVRVTRALRCIFLVDCRYCGAVRRNLRQIFQSLPPFIDILLLLLFFMVIFAILGFYLFSPNPSDPYFNTLENSIVSLFVLLTTANFPDVMMPSYSRSPWSCIFFIVYLSIELYFIMNLLLAVVFDTFNDIEKRKFKSLLLHKRTAIQHAYGLLISQRRPSGISFRQFEGLMRYYKPRMGARERYLTFKALNQSNTPLLSLKDFYDIYEVVALKWKAKRNKEHWFDELPRTAFLIFKGINILVKSKGFQYFMYVVVAVNGIWILVETFMLKGGNFFSKNVPWSYIIFLTIYGAELLLKTTGLGPVEYLTSGWNLFDFSVTAFAFLGLLALAFNMEPFYFIVVLRPLQLLRLFKLKKRYRNVLDTMFELLPRMASLGLTLLIFYYSFAIVGMEFFCGILYPNCCNTSTVADSYRWINRTVGNKTSVDEGYYYLNNFDNILNSFVTLFELTVVNNWYIIMEGVTSQTSHWSRLYFMIFYIVTMVVMTIIVAFILEAFVFRMNYSRKNQDSEDRGIILEKDVSKEELVAVLALYRQNQGSGAEVSQLLKIRSQMDKYGQNSVVFLGRRSKTKSDLSLKMYQEEIKEWYEEHAREQELWRRQEGPAAVLPPSQQCPGGRPRSQTVI, from the exons ATGGAGGCAACTATATTATCGGTGACTTGAGGGTGTTCAGCCCAGACTCAGGGAATGGGAGCCCCTCAAGTCCCACCAGACCCACCTGGGAAATGAACTATCAAGAGGCGGCAATCTACCTCCAG GAAGGTGAGAATAATGACAAGTTCTTCACTCACCCCAAGAATGCCCGCGCCCTGGCTGCCTACCTCTTTGTCCACAACCACCTGTTCTACCTGATGGAGCTGACCACGgctctgctcctgctgctgctctcTCTCTGTGAGGCTCCCGCGGTCCCCGCTCTCCGGCTTGGCATTTAT GTACATGCGACCCTGGAGCTGTTCGCCCTGATGGTGGTGGTCTTCGAGCTGTGCATGAAGATGCGCTGGCTGGGCTTCCGCACCTTTATCCGGCACAAACGCACCATGGTCAAG ACGGTTGTGCTGCTTGTCCAGTTTGCGGAAGCCATTGTGGTACTGGTTCGTCAGACATCACACGTGCGGGTGACCCGGGCCCTGCGCTGCATCTTCTTGGTGGACTGCCGATACTGCGGTGCTGTCCGTCG CAACCTGCGGCAGATCTTCCAATCCCTTCCCCCCTTCATTGacattctgctgctgctgctcttcttCATGGTGATTTTCGCCATCTTGG GATTTTACTTGTTCTCCCCAAATCCCTCGGACCCG TACTTCAACACCTTGGAGAACAGCATCGTCAGCCTCTTCGTCCTGCTCACCACGGCCAA CTTCCCAGATGTCATGATGCCCTCATACTCCCGGAGCCCCTGGTCCTGCATCTTCTTCATCGTGTACCTCTCCATCGAGCTCTACTTCATCATGAACCTG CTCCTGGCCGTCGTGTTCGACACATTCAACGACATTGAGAAGCGCAAATTCAAGTCATTATTACTTCACAAGCGCACAGCCATCCAGCATGCGTACGGCCTGCTCATCAGCCAGCGG AGGCCCTCGGGCATCTCCTTCCGGCAGTTTGAGGGCCTGATGCGGTATTACAAGCCCCGCATGGGGGCCCGGGAGCGCTATCTCACCTTCAAAGCCCTGAATCAAAGCAATACACCTCTGCTCAG CCTGAAGGACTTTTATGATATCTATGAAGTGGTTGCCTTAAAGTGGAAG GCAAAGCGCAATAAAGAGCATTGGTTTGATGAGCTTCCCCGCACGGCCTTCCTCATTTTCAAAG GCATCAATATCCTGGTGAAGTCCAAAGGCTTCCAGTATTTCATGT ATGTGGTGGTGGCCGTCAATGGCATATGGATCCTCGTGGAAACGTTCATGCTGAAAG GTGGAAACTTCTTCTCCAAAAACGTGCCCTGGAGTTACATTATCTTCCTCACGA TCTATGGGGCAGAGTTGCTCCTGAAGACCACCGGCCTGGGGCCTGTGGAGTATCTCACCTCTGGATGGAACCT GTTTGACTTCTCTGTCACGGCCTTTGCCTTCCTGGGGCTCTTGGCCTTGGCGTTCAACATGGAGCCTTTCTACTTCATCGTGGTCCTCCGCCCGCTCCAGCTCCTCAG GTTGTTTAAGTTGAAGAAGCGCTACCGGAACGTGCTGGACACCATGTTTGAGCTGCTTCCGCGAATGGCGAG CCTGGGCCTTACCCTGCTCATTTTTTACTACTCCTTTGCCATTGTGGGCATGGAGTTCTTCTGCGGGATCCTGTACCCCAACTGCTGCAA CACAAGCACGGTGGCTGATTCCTATCGTTGGATCAACCGCACGGTGGGCAACAAGACAAGCGTGGATGAGGGCTACTATTATCTCAACAACTTCGACAATATCCTGAACAGTTTCG TGACCTTGTTCGAGCTCACAGTGGTCAACAACTGGTACATCATCATG GAAGGCGTCACCTCCCAGACGTCCCACTGGAGCCGCCTCTACTTCATGATCTTCTACATTGTGACCATG GTGGTGATGACCATCATCGTCGCCTTCATCCTGGAGGCTTTTGTCTTCCGCATGAACTACAGCCGGAAAAACCAGGACTCTGAAG ACAGAGGCATCATCCTGGAGAAGGATGTGTCCAAGGAGGAGCTGGTTGCAGTCCTGGCGCTATACCGGCAGAATCAGGGCTCTGGCGCTGAAGTCTCCCAGCTGCTGAAGATCCGCTCACAGATGGACAAATACGGG CAAAACTCGGTGGTGTTTCTGGGAAGAAGGTCAAAGACCAAAAGTGACCTGAGCCTCAAGATGTACCAGGAAGAGATCAAG GAATGGTACGAGGAGCATGCCCGGGAACAGGAGCTGTGGCGCAGGCAGGAGGGCCCCGCTGCCGTCCTCCCCCCATCCCAGCAGTGTCCGGGGGGTCGCCCTCGCTCCCAGACCGTCATCTAG
- the TPCN1 gene encoding two pore calcium channel protein 1 isoform X2, whose product MAGSMDDDVPLILTLDDSGSTPLAPSDRLAQEDLPNENGGNYIIGDLRVFSPDSGNGSPSSPTRPTWEMNYQEAAIYLQEGENNDKFFTHPKNARALAAYLFVHNHLFYLMELTTALLLLLLSLCEAPAVPALRLGIYVHATLELFALMVVVFELCMKMRWLGFRTFIRHKRTMVKTVVLLVQFAEAIVVLVRQTSHVRVTRALRCIFLVDCRYCGAVRRNLRQIFQSLPPFIDILLLLLFFMVIFAILGFYLFSPNPSDPYFNTLENSIVSLFVLLTTANFPDVMMPSYSRSPWSCIFFIVYLSIELYFIMNLLLAVVFDTFNDIEKRKFKSLLLHKRTAIQHAYGLLISQRRPSGISFRQFEGLMRYYKPRMGARERYLTFKALNQSNTPLLSLKDFYDIYEVVALKWKAKRNKEHWFDELPRTAFLIFKGINILVKSKGFQYFMYVVVAVNGIWILVETFMLKGGNFFSKNVPWSYIIFLTIYGAELLLKTTGLGPVEYLTSGWNLFDFSVTAFAFLGLLALAFNMEPFYFIVVLRPLQLLRLFKLKKRYRNVLDTMFELLPRMASLGLTLLIFYYSFAIVGMEFFCGILYPNCCNTSTVADSYRWINRTVGNKTSVDEGYYYLNNFDNILNSFVTLFELTVVNNWYIIMEGVTSQTSHWSRLYFMIFYIVTMVVMTIIVAFILEAFVFRMNYSRKNQDSEVDRGIILEKDVSKEELVAVLALYRQNQGSGAEVSQLLKIRSQMDKYGQNSVVFLGRRSKTKSDLSLKMYQEEIKEWYEEHAREQELWRRQEGPAAVLPPSQQCPGGRPRSQTVI is encoded by the exons ATGGAGGCAACTATATTATCGGTGACTTGAGGGTGTTCAGCCCAGACTCAGGGAATGGGAGCCCCTCAAGTCCCACCAGACCCACCTGGGAAATGAACTATCAAGAGGCGGCAATCTACCTCCAG GAAGGTGAGAATAATGACAAGTTCTTCACTCACCCCAAGAATGCCCGCGCCCTGGCTGCCTACCTCTTTGTCCACAACCACCTGTTCTACCTGATGGAGCTGACCACGgctctgctcctgctgctgctctcTCTCTGTGAGGCTCCCGCGGTCCCCGCTCTCCGGCTTGGCATTTAT GTACATGCGACCCTGGAGCTGTTCGCCCTGATGGTGGTGGTCTTCGAGCTGTGCATGAAGATGCGCTGGCTGGGCTTCCGCACCTTTATCCGGCACAAACGCACCATGGTCAAG ACGGTTGTGCTGCTTGTCCAGTTTGCGGAAGCCATTGTGGTACTGGTTCGTCAGACATCACACGTGCGGGTGACCCGGGCCCTGCGCTGCATCTTCTTGGTGGACTGCCGATACTGCGGTGCTGTCCGTCG CAACCTGCGGCAGATCTTCCAATCCCTTCCCCCCTTCATTGacattctgctgctgctgctcttcttCATGGTGATTTTCGCCATCTTGG GATTTTACTTGTTCTCCCCAAATCCCTCGGACCCG TACTTCAACACCTTGGAGAACAGCATCGTCAGCCTCTTCGTCCTGCTCACCACGGCCAA CTTCCCAGATGTCATGATGCCCTCATACTCCCGGAGCCCCTGGTCCTGCATCTTCTTCATCGTGTACCTCTCCATCGAGCTCTACTTCATCATGAACCTG CTCCTGGCCGTCGTGTTCGACACATTCAACGACATTGAGAAGCGCAAATTCAAGTCATTATTACTTCACAAGCGCACAGCCATCCAGCATGCGTACGGCCTGCTCATCAGCCAGCGG AGGCCCTCGGGCATCTCCTTCCGGCAGTTTGAGGGCCTGATGCGGTATTACAAGCCCCGCATGGGGGCCCGGGAGCGCTATCTCACCTTCAAAGCCCTGAATCAAAGCAATACACCTCTGCTCAG CCTGAAGGACTTTTATGATATCTATGAAGTGGTTGCCTTAAAGTGGAAG GCAAAGCGCAATAAAGAGCATTGGTTTGATGAGCTTCCCCGCACGGCCTTCCTCATTTTCAAAG GCATCAATATCCTGGTGAAGTCCAAAGGCTTCCAGTATTTCATGT ATGTGGTGGTGGCCGTCAATGGCATATGGATCCTCGTGGAAACGTTCATGCTGAAAG GTGGAAACTTCTTCTCCAAAAACGTGCCCTGGAGTTACATTATCTTCCTCACGA TCTATGGGGCAGAGTTGCTCCTGAAGACCACCGGCCTGGGGCCTGTGGAGTATCTCACCTCTGGATGGAACCT GTTTGACTTCTCTGTCACGGCCTTTGCCTTCCTGGGGCTCTTGGCCTTGGCGTTCAACATGGAGCCTTTCTACTTCATCGTGGTCCTCCGCCCGCTCCAGCTCCTCAG GTTGTTTAAGTTGAAGAAGCGCTACCGGAACGTGCTGGACACCATGTTTGAGCTGCTTCCGCGAATGGCGAG CCTGGGCCTTACCCTGCTCATTTTTTACTACTCCTTTGCCATTGTGGGCATGGAGTTCTTCTGCGGGATCCTGTACCCCAACTGCTGCAA CACAAGCACGGTGGCTGATTCCTATCGTTGGATCAACCGCACGGTGGGCAACAAGACAAGCGTGGATGAGGGCTACTATTATCTCAACAACTTCGACAATATCCTGAACAGTTTCG TGACCTTGTTCGAGCTCACAGTGGTCAACAACTGGTACATCATCATG GAAGGCGTCACCTCCCAGACGTCCCACTGGAGCCGCCTCTACTTCATGATCTTCTACATTGTGACCATG GTGGTGATGACCATCATCGTCGCCTTCATCCTGGAGGCTTTTGTCTTCCGCATGAACTACAGCCGGAAAAACCAGGACTCTGAAG TAGACAGAGGCATCATCCTGGAGAAGGATGTGTCCAAGGAGGAGCTGGTTGCAGTCCTGGCGCTATACCGGCAGAATCAGGGCTCTGGCGCTGAAGTCTCCCAGCTGCTGAAGATCCGCTCACAGATGGACAAATACGGG CAAAACTCGGTGGTGTTTCTGGGAAGAAGGTCAAAGACCAAAAGTGACCTGAGCCTCAAGATGTACCAGGAAGAGATCAAG GAATGGTACGAGGAGCATGCCCGGGAACAGGAGCTGTGGCGCAGGCAGGAGGGCCCCGCTGCCGTCCTCCCCCCATCCCAGCAGTGTCCGGGGGGTCGCCCTCGCTCCCAGACCGTCATCTAG